ACATTCAGATCGGTCCTCGCCAGTTCGGCTGCTTTGCTCGTACCCCCTTGCTTTCTCCTGATTGCGCTCAGTCCAGGGCTGGTTGAATTCGCGCTGGGAGAGAAATGGCACGGCACGGTCCCGATCATACAGATTCTGGCCGCGGTGAGTATCATCAGCCTGCTTGGAGAGAACGTGGCACCTATACTGAAGGGCGCCGGGCGGCCGAAAGGGGTGGCGGTGATTGAGTTTGTCCAAGCCGTGACACTGATATCGGTTGTCTGGTTCTTTGCCACGAAGTGGGGAGTGAATGGGGCCGCCCTGGCTTGGGTTCCGGCTATCGCCATCTCGCAGGTTATGAGTGGGCTGTTCGTCAAACAGGTAATTCCTGATCCCTTTCGAGGACTCGGGAGAATCCTCGCATCGGTTGTTGTCGTTGGGGTTACTGGGTCACTTATCGCGATCTGGATCTACGGCAGATTACCGTCACATGCCGGGGTCGTTCTGTCGGCAACAAGCTCCATCTTGGCGATGGGGATTCTGTTCTTCATATTGGATCGGAGGCTGGCTCTCGGCGTAGGTCGCGACCTTGGTCGCTTATTTCCCCAACTGGAACCATTGCTCGGTCTGTTTGAATCCAGCGCAAAGAAACCACAGAAACCGTGAGTCTATTTGACAGTGCGGCGACGATTGCAAGACGCGTACTCCCCTTATCCGCTCGCCGAAAACTCGTGCGACTGACGCGTTGGCCGCCCGTCGGGCTGGTACGATTTGGCAACCTTCGAAGAGTCAAGCCGATCAGCTCGACATTTGGGCTGGAGCGCGGAGGCGCCGTTGATCGATACTACATCGAGAGATTCCTCAGCGCGAATGCCACCGACGTTCGCGGGCATGTGTTGGAGATCGGCACGGACATGTACACCCGGCGCTACGGCGGTGCCGCCGTGACCAAGATCGACGTGCTACATGTCGCAGAGAATCGCGAACCGGTCACCATCATCGGTGATCTTGCCCAATCAGATCACATCCCATCCGGATCGTTTGATTGCATCATACTCACACAGACGCTTCAGTACGTGTTTGACCTGGCCCCCGCCGTCGATACCGTCCTTCGGATACTAAAACCGGGCGGCGTCGTGCTCGTAACACTCCCCGGTATCAGCAGGATTAGCCCGTATGACATGGATCGATGGGGATCCTTCTGGAGCTTCACCACGGCTTCTGCTCGACGTCTTTTCGAACATCGCTTTCCATCAAATTGTGTTGAAGTTGAGGCCTACGGTAATGTCTTGAGCGCGATCTCCTTTCTTCATGGTATCTCGGCCGGTGAACTCCGGAAACGAGAGCTCGAACACCACGATCCGGACTATCAGGTCATCATCACGGTTCGCGCAGCCAAGCCTGTCGCAACGACGTGAGAATTCCGGGCGCAAAGAAGGCCAGGCTCACCGGCCGGTGGATTCGCAGCCGGCTGACCGGAGGAGCACTCGTGCTGGGATATCACCGCGTTGCGGATCCCGATGAGGATTTCTTCGATATCTGTGTTGCTCCCGATCGGTTCGAGCAGCATCTCGAGACTCTGCAAAGACGCGCCAGGACAATTACACTGTCGAATGCCGTCGAGTCC
This sequence is a window from Rhodothermales bacterium. Protein-coding genes within it:
- a CDS encoding methyltransferase domain-containing protein; the encoded protein is MSLFDSAATIARRVLPLSARRKLVRLTRWPPVGLVRFGNLRRVKPISSTFGLERGGAVDRYYIERFLSANATDVRGHVLEIGTDMYTRRYGGAAVTKIDVLHVAENREPVTIIGDLAQSDHIPSGSFDCIILTQTLQYVFDLAPAVDTVLRILKPGGVVLVTLPGISRISPYDMDRWGSFWSFTTASARRLFEHRFPSNCVEVEAYGNVLSAISFLHGISAGELRKRELEHHDPDYQVIITVRAAKPVATT